Below is a window of Geomonas oryzisoli DNA.
ATGAGCGGCAGCGTGATCTTCCCTTCCTCGAGGTCGTGTCCGATGCTCTTGCCGAACTGCTCTTCGCTGGCGGTGTAGTCCAGGGTGTCGTCCATGAGCTGGAAGGCGATGCCGAGGTCCATGCCGTAGTCCGCGACCGCCTGCCTGAGCTCGGGGTCCACGCCGCCGAGGATGGCGCCGACCTCGCAGGCCGCAGAGAGGAGAATGGCGGTCTTGCTGCGTACCACCTCGATGTAGCGCTCCACGGTGATCTCGAGGTCGCTGGTGCAGACCAGCTGCAGCACTTCGCCTTCCGCGATCATGGTCGTGGCGTCGGCGAGTACCTTGAGGATGCCCAGGTCGCCGTCGGCCACCATGAGCGAAAAGGACTTGGAAAAGAGGAAGTCGCCGACCAGGACCGAGGCTTCGTTGCCCCAGAGGGTGTTGGCGGAGGCCAGACCGCGGCGCAGGTTCGCGTTGTCCACCACGTCGTCATGCAACAGGGTGGCGGTGTGGATGAACTCCACCACGCTGGCCAGCGGTACGCTGCGGCTCCCCTCGTAACCACAGAGCCTGGCCGCCAGAAGCACCAGCGCCGGACGGATCCTCTTCCCGCCGCTGGAAAGCACGTACTCGCCCACCTTGCGAATCAGCGGGACATCCGACTGCAGATCCTTCTTGAACTGCAGTTCCACGTTTTTGAGATCTTCCCCAATCAGGGCAAGCGCTGCATCCATAATAAGGCCTCGGTTCTGCGACTCGCACTAGGGCTGTCTTAGGCTTAGAAATTATTAACGGCACGAAATCGCGCCGTTTTTCTGCACCAGCAGGGCTGGGAATTTTAATGGGAAACGACGGAGCACTCTAACAAATCCGTATTCAATATTCAAGGCATTTCGTCTACGAAGATGAGGCGCGGACAGGGGAAACGGAGGGGTGCGGGGGGCAGATACAGCAAGAAAGGGCGGGACCGTCACGGCCCCGCCCCCCTGCTTCAGGCGGCGCGCTGCTCCTGGTTCACCAGGCCGCACAGCTTCAGTTCCTTTTCGAGCTTCGCCTTGGTGAGTCCCAACGCGCGGCACATCCTCTCCCGGTTGCAGTCGTAACGCTCCATGGCCATGAGCAGCAGCGCCTTTCTGAGCGAGACCGAGAGCTTGTCCATGACGTGCTCCCTGGATGTCGCCGAGATCAGGGTGAAAAAGGGTTGCAGGCTTCTCTGGAAGAGCTGGGCGCTTTCATCGACATGCATCTTGCGTTCGGTATTCATCTTTCTCACCCTCATCAAGTTGGCTGCGATCTTGTCCATATCCTCATTCAACAGATGCCAGACATCCGGATCGTAGGCCACGGTCAACACCACGGCGATCCGTTCCGCGTCAGGAATCTGCTGCCGCTTGACCAGCACCACCTCCATCGCGCCGAACCCGTCTCCTGCCGTACAGGCCCCTCTATGATTGCTCACCATGTCCCACCTCCCAGTCGCGGTATCGAACAGCGAACCCGACCGCGCCCGCTGTTCATTTTTGATGGCACCTTGTCCGTTTCAACTGCCGTACCAATTCCGGCGGCCGACGGACCAGGGCCCAAGCGCCTGGTTTTCCACGATTATTCCCGCATGCCGGCGCGACGTGCAGCGGGTCCCTGCCGAAAATGTTGTTCACAACTTGCACATCGCCGCCGGGATTGTGCAATTTAGGCCTAGCACGCTCCGACTTGAATAAAAACTAATCTATGCTATCATGCCCCGACGCACATGAGAAAGACGCGGGCA
It encodes the following:
- a CDS encoding polyprenyl synthetase family protein encodes the protein MDAALALIGEDLKNVELQFKKDLQSDVPLIRKVGEYVLSSGGKRIRPALVLLAARLCGYEGSRSVPLASVVEFIHTATLLHDDVVDNANLRRGLASANTLWGNEASVLVGDFLFSKSFSLMVADGDLGILKVLADATTMIAEGEVLQLVCTSDLEITVERYIEVVRSKTAILLSAACEVGAILGGVDPELRQAVADYGMDLGIAFQLMDDTLDYTASEEQFGKSIGHDLEEGKITLPLIHTLKQCSDQERDFIAGVVEKDLLSDEDFGQVLALVQRYGGIEHTVASAGEHVALCKKHLEKFPASAAREALAELADYVVTRVK